Proteins encoded together in one Miscanthus floridulus cultivar M001 chromosome 16, ASM1932011v1, whole genome shotgun sequence window:
- the LOC136514494 gene encoding uncharacterized protein: MDLTGFGPQEQIVWPASVLAGIAMCAAVYDLTRQVSSRCFKGYDGLNEMNKIEWNNRGFSTFHALAAAAVSFYLLLLSDLFSEDARGGTAIIVDRKSWLSGGMFGVSLGYFLTDLAMILWYFPRLGGKEYLLHHGLSMYAISLALLSGKGHFYILMVLFTEATTPFVNLRWYLDLAGRKGSKLYLYNGLALFVGWLVARIILFVYFFAHMYLHFDQVRTVFPLGFYCILTVPPLLSLMNLIWFWKICKGMVKTLCKTKQSVSAKTD, from the exons ATGGACCTCACCGGCTTCGGGCCCCAGGAGCAGATCGTATGGCCGGCTTCGGTTCTCGCCGGGATCGCCATGTGCGCAGCT GTATACGACTTGACCCGCCAAGTTAGCTCTCGGTGCTTCAAGGGGTATGATGGGCTAAACGAGATGAATAAAATTGAGTGGAACAATAG GGGATTCTCTACGTTCCACGCATTGGCTGCTGCGGCAGTCTCCTTCTATCTGCTGCTGCTATCTGACCTTTTCAGCGAGGACGCTCGTGGTGGTACTGCCATCATAGTAGACAGAAAATCATGGCTATCTGGTGGCATGTTCGGG GTCTCTCTTGGCTACTTCTTGACAGACTTGGCGATGATCCTGTGGTATTTCCCTCGCCTAGGCGGAAAGGAATAT CTCTTGCACCATGGACTTTCCATGTATGCAATCTCTCTTGCCCTGTTGAGCGGCAAAGGCCACTTCTACATCCTCATGGTCCTATTCACTGAAGCAACCACTCCCTTCGTGAACCTCAGATG GTATCTGGATCTTGCTGGACGGAAGGGTTCTAAGCTCTACTTGTACAATGGACTGGCACTGTTCGTAGGATGGCTG GTTGCTCGGATCATATTGTTCGTGTACTTCTTCGCTCACATGTACCTGCATTTTGATCAG GTGAGGACAGTGTTCCCGCTGGGGTTCTACTGCATACTGACGGTACCGCCGTTGCTCTCGCTGATGAACCTCATCTGGTTCTGGAAGATCTGCAAGGGGATGGTGAAAACTCTCTGCAAAACGAAGCAGAGTGTGAGTGCAAAAACGGATTAG